The Pedobacter roseus genome contains a region encoding:
- a CDS encoding RNA polymerase sigma factor, translating to MKDVYLSKSDEDLMSLLVNQDSLALETLFNRYYPALCKFTSIYIKDYNKAEELIADLFMKLWDKRNELQIKSIKKYLFTAAKNIAFNEIQRVKLHILSINDREDTLDYPDTYLNPHEQLTSRESYSEIMALINLLPDRQREVLLMSRIDMLEKNIIADLLGISVRTVETLLYQAVKNFRSLTTDRSEI from the coding sequence ATGAAGGATGTATATTTAAGCAAAAGTGATGAAGATTTAATGTCTTTGTTGGTAAATCAAGACAGCCTTGCACTGGAGACCCTTTTTAACAGGTACTATCCTGCTTTATGCAAATTTACTTCTATTTACATTAAAGATTACAACAAGGCTGAAGAGCTTATTGCTGATCTTTTTATGAAACTCTGGGACAAAAGAAACGAACTTCAGATTAAATCGATCAAAAAATACCTGTTTACTGCTGCAAAGAATATAGCTTTTAATGAAATTCAACGTGTAAAACTTCATATTTTAAGTATTAACGATCGGGAAGATACACTCGATTATCCGGATACTTATTTAAATCCCCACGAACAACTGACCAGCAGGGAATCCTATTCTGAAATTATGGCTCTGATTAATCTGTTGCCCGATCGGCAACGGGAAGTGCTTTTAATGAGCCGCATTGATATGCTCGAGAAAAATATTATTGCCGATTTATTGGGTATTTCGGTTAGAACTGTAGAAACCTTACTATATCAGGCCGTGAAAAATTTCAGATCGCTCACCACTGACCGATCGGAGATCTAA